From Bacteroidales bacterium, one genomic window encodes:
- a CDS encoding DUF1015 family protein → MVKVKPFAAVRPPKNLAKEVASHPYDVLSSEEAQKEAGEKSLLHIIKPEIDFTPIAGEHERRTYDKAVENFKLWQQKGWLVQDKKEQYYVYAQTMNGRTQYGIVLCANVDDYMNGTIKKHELTRKEKEDDRMIHVRIQNANLEPVFFAYRDNNEINKIVAETIKKQPEYDFVAADGFGHKMWVIDDDKTIARITELFTTQVPAFYVADGHHRTAAAARVGEEKKKQNPHHTGKEEYNYFMAVVFPESQLHILDYNRVVKDLNGMSKDEFIKKMSEDFDIVNKGKEIYHPAGLHNFSMYIGSEWYSMTAKKGTYNDSDPIGVLDVTVLSNCVFDKLLNIKDLRTSDRIDFVGGIRGLGELKRRVDSGEMVAAFALYPVSMSQLINIADTGNIMPPKTTWFEPKLASGVTIHKLDDFKG, encoded by the coding sequence ATGGTAAAAGTAAAACCTTTTGCGGCGGTACGCCCTCCAAAAAATCTTGCAAAGGAAGTTGCATCCCATCCTTATGATGTGCTAAGTTCAGAAGAGGCACAAAAAGAGGCTGGTGAAAAATCTTTGCTTCACATCATAAAACCTGAAATAGATTTCACTCCAATTGCAGGCGAGCATGAACGCAGAACCTATGATAAAGCGGTGGAAAACTTCAAGTTATGGCAGCAGAAAGGGTGGCTGGTTCAAGATAAAAAAGAGCAGTACTACGTATATGCTCAAACCATGAACGGCCGCACTCAATATGGAATTGTGCTTTGCGCAAATGTAGATGATTACATGAACGGCACAATAAAAAAGCATGAACTTACACGCAAAGAGAAAGAGGATGACAGAATGATTCACGTTAGAATTCAGAATGCCAACCTTGAACCTGTCTTTTTTGCTTATCGCGATAATAATGAAATCAACAAAATTGTTGCTGAGACTATTAAGAAACAGCCTGAGTATGACTTTGTTGCAGCAGACGGTTTTGGCCACAAGATGTGGGTCATAGATGATGACAAAACTATCGCGAGAATAACAGAGCTTTTCACAACACAAGTTCCTGCCTTCTATGTTGCTGATGGACACCACAGAACAGCTGCAGCTGCGAGAGTTGGAGAAGAGAAGAAAAAACAAAATCCTCACCATACCGGCAAAGAGGAATACAACTACTTTATGGCAGTAGTATTCCCTGAAAGCCAGCTGCATATCCTTGATTACAACAGAGTTGTAAAGGATTTGAACGGCATGTCAAAAGATGAATTCATTAAGAAAATGAGTGAAGATTTTGATATAGTAAATAAAGGAAAAGAAATTTATCATCCTGCAGGACTTCACAATTTCTCCATGTACATTGGTAGCGAGTGGTATTCAATGACAGCTAAGAAAGGAACCTACAATGATTCAGACCCTATTGGCGTTCTGGATGTTACGGTCCTTTCAAATTGCGTCTTTGACAAACTGCTTAACATAAAAGACTTGCGTACATCTGACAGAATAGATTTTGTCGGAGGAATTCGCGGTCTTGGAGAATTAAAGCGCAGAGTAGATAGCGGAGAGATGGTTGCAGCATTTGCATTGTATCCTGTCTCTATGAGCCAGCTGATTAACATAGCTGACACCGGCAACATCATGCCGCCAAAGACAACCTGGTTTGAGCCAAAGCTTGCCAGCGGCGTTACTATTCACAAGCTTGATGATTTTAAGGGTTAA
- a CDS encoding 3-phosphoglycerate dehydrogenase, which produces MKFLIATDKPFSAAAVTGIKKIVEGAGHTLTVLEKYGTEDKFIAAVADADALIVRSDKVTKAVVDAAKNLKIVVRAGAGFDNLDLAALSARKIVAMNTPGQNSNAVAELALAFMVYISRNQFTPGTGSELKGKTLGIQAYGHVGKLVADHAKGFGMTIMAFDPFVPKEVMEKDGVVVAKDLDDLYSHSNFISLHIPANDQTKGSIGYALLSKMPKGGCLVNTARKEVINEPELEKVLEERQDLKYITDIAPANIATLKEKFGNRVFATPKKQGAETAEANLNAGLAAANQIVGFFKDGCTKFQVNKF; this is translated from the coding sequence ATGAAATTTTTAATAGCTACTGATAAACCTTTTAGCGCCGCTGCCGTTACAGGCATTAAAAAAATTGTCGAGGGCGCAGGACACACTCTAACCGTTTTGGAAAAATACGGAACAGAAGATAAATTTATTGCAGCAGTTGCTGATGCAGACGCACTAATTGTTCGCTCTGATAAAGTTACCAAGGCTGTTGTTGACGCCGCCAAGAATCTTAAGATTGTTGTACGTGCCGGCGCAGGCTTTGATAATCTGGACCTTGCAGCACTTTCTGCAAGAAAGATTGTTGCCATGAATACTCCGGGCCAGAACTCAAATGCAGTTGCAGAACTTGCACTTGCATTTATGGTTTACATAAGCAGAAATCAGTTCACTCCAGGAACAGGAAGCGAGCTTAAGGGCAAAACACTTGGTATCCAGGCTTATGGACACGTAGGAAAATTGGTTGCAGACCATGCAAAAGGATTTGGCATGACTATCATGGCATTTGATCCGTTTGTACCTAAAGAAGTTATGGAGAAAGATGGAGTTGTTGTTGCTAAAGACCTTGATGATCTTTACTCTCACTCTAATTTCATTTCTCTGCATATCCCTGCTAATGACCAAACTAAAGGCTCCATCGGATACGCACTTCTATCCAAGATGCCTAAGGGCGGCTGCCTTGTAAACACTGCAAGAAAAGAAGTTATCAATGAGCCTGAACTAGAAAAAGTTCTGGAAGAGAGACAAGATCTTAAATACATTACAGATATTGCTCCTGCAAACATTGCAACTCTTAAGGAGAAATTTGGCAATAGAGTTTTTGCTACTCCTAAAAAGCAGGGTGCAGAAACTGCAGAGGCAAATTTGAATGCCGGTCTAGCTGCTGCTAATCAGATAGTTGGATTCTTCAAAGATGGTTGCACAAAATTCCAGGTTAACAAGTTTTAA